In Vogesella indigofera, a single window of DNA contains:
- a CDS encoding ferredoxin--NADP reductase codes for MATLSSETVLSVHHWNDTLFSFTCTRDPGLRFINGQFVMIGLEVNGKPLIRAYSVASANWEEHLEFYSIKVPNGPLTSRLQNIQPGDKVVISGKPTGTLVQDNLLPDAKNLYLLSTGTGLAPFMSIIKDPDVYDRYEKIVLIHGVRWVSELGYQDYITKELAEHEFLGEMIREKLIYYPTVTREPFRNQGRLTDLILNGKLASDIGLPQLNPQTDRALLCGSPAMLEDTCKMLDSLGFVESPRMGEPGHYAIERAFVEK; via the coding sequence ATGGCTACTCTTTCCTCCGAAACCGTCCTGTCCGTTCATCACTGGAACGACACCCTGTTCAGCTTCACCTGCACCCGCGATCCGGGTCTGCGTTTCATCAACGGCCAGTTCGTGATGATCGGTCTGGAAGTGAACGGCAAACCGCTGATCCGTGCCTACTCGGTGGCCAGCGCCAACTGGGAAGAGCACCTTGAGTTCTACTCGATCAAGGTGCCGAACGGCCCGCTGACCTCGCGTCTGCAGAACATTCAGCCGGGCGACAAGGTGGTGATCTCCGGCAAGCCGACCGGCACTCTGGTGCAGGACAACCTGCTGCCGGACGCCAAGAACCTGTACCTGCTGTCCACCGGCACCGGCCTCGCCCCGTTCATGTCCATCATCAAGGACCCGGACGTGTACGACCGCTACGAAAAAATCGTGCTGATCCACGGCGTACGCTGGGTCAGCGAGCTGGGCTACCAGGACTACATCACCAAGGAACTGGCCGAGCACGAGTTCCTGGGCGAGATGATCCGCGAAAAGCTGATCTACTACCCGACCGTGACGCGCGAACCGTTCCGCAACCAGGGCCGTCTGACCGACCTGATCCTCAACGGCAAGCTGGCCAGCGACATCGGCCTGCCGCAGCTGAATCCGCAGACCGACCGCGCCCTGCTGTGCGGCAGCCCGGCGATGCTGGAAGACACCTGCAAAATGCTGGACAGCCTCGGCTTTGTCGAATCGCCACGCATGGGCGAACCAGGCCACTACGCCATCGAACGCGCCTTCGTCGAAAAATAA
- the recD gene encoding exodeoxyribonuclease V subunit alpha produces the protein MTATVSDSFLPDQLARLFARLDPEHGPALQPLLQRLLAAVAGGHVCLGGLSGDDYARLRRSPLAGRAGDYTPLVLDEGGRLYLARHWQDETQLVAALTLLARDPQPFGGDVESVLDALFDGAAAGDWQRLAARLATERRFMVISGGPGTGKTTTVVRLLAALASLSPRPLVMAMAAPTGKAAARLTESVRAARDKLPVADAVRAQLPDKAQTLHRLIGLVPGTARPRQHAANPLPLDVLVVDEASMVDLSLMAQTVAALPSHARLILLGDRDQLASVEAGAVLGDICSRQAWRSDTAQGLVAAGVSLPGVIDDTAILTDSVVVLQKSHRFGADSGIGRLARAVNAAALDEVHALLAQHELADIRLQPALPEAAGLLAQRADYWQALAQLDDAAEDWAPLFAAFHRFMLLAAERHTVAAINAQIEAELERLGRKTVGSDWYAGRPVMVTRNDYGIGLFNGDIGLTVARGGRLRVVFPTPDGGWREVAPARLPEHDTVYAMTVHKSQGSEFASVWLALPAAPSAVLTRALVYTAITRARDVFVLAGNPAVLEAGVLNAPPRQSGLAERLWPQPAA, from the coding sequence ATGACTGCCACTGTCAGCGACAGCTTTCTTCCCGACCAGCTTGCGCGCCTGTTCGCGCGGCTGGACCCCGAGCACGGCCCGGCGTTGCAGCCGCTGCTGCAACGGCTGCTGGCGGCGGTGGCCGGCGGCCACGTCTGCCTCGGTGGCCTGTCCGGCGACGACTACGCGCGGCTGCGGCGCAGCCCGCTGGCCGGCCGCGCCGGCGACTACACGCCGCTGGTGTTGGACGAGGGCGGGCGGCTGTACCTGGCGCGGCACTGGCAGGACGAGACCCAGCTGGTGGCGGCGCTGACGCTGCTGGCGCGCGACCCGCAGCCGTTCGGCGGCGATGTAGAGAGTGTGCTGGACGCGCTGTTCGACGGTGCCGCGGCCGGCGACTGGCAACGGCTGGCGGCGCGGCTGGCCACCGAGCGCCGCTTCATGGTGATCTCCGGCGGCCCCGGCACCGGCAAGACCACCACCGTGGTGCGGCTGCTGGCGGCGTTGGCGTCCCTGTCGCCGCGGCCACTGGTGATGGCGATGGCGGCGCCGACCGGCAAGGCGGCGGCGCGGCTGACCGAATCGGTACGCGCCGCGCGCGACAAGCTGCCGGTGGCCGACGCGGTGCGCGCGCAGCTGCCGGACAAGGCGCAGACGCTGCACCGCCTGATCGGGCTGGTCCCGGGCACCGCGCGCCCGCGCCAGCATGCGGCCAACCCGCTGCCGCTGGACGTGCTGGTGGTGGATGAGGCGTCGATGGTGGATCTCAGCCTGATGGCGCAGACGGTGGCGGCGCTGCCGTCGCACGCGCGGCTGATCCTGCTCGGCGACCGCGACCAACTGGCCTCGGTGGAGGCCGGCGCGGTGCTGGGTGACATCTGCAGCCGCCAGGCGTGGCGCAGCGACACGGCGCAAGGCCTGGTTGCCGCTGGCGTCAGCCTGCCCGGCGTGATCGACGATACGGCCATCCTCACCGACAGCGTGGTGGTGCTGCAGAAAAGCCACCGCTTCGGTGCCGACTCCGGTATCGGCCGCCTGGCGCGCGCGGTCAATGCCGCGGCGCTGGACGAGGTGCACGCACTGCTGGCGCAGCACGAGCTGGCCGACATCCGCCTGCAGCCGGCGCTGCCCGAGGCCGCCGGCCTGTTGGCACAGCGCGCCGACTACTGGCAGGCGCTGGCGCAGCTGGATGACGCAGCAGAAGACTGGGCGCCGCTGTTTGCCGCCTTCCACCGCTTCATGCTGCTGGCGGCGGAGCGGCACACGGTGGCGGCCATCAACGCGCAGATCGAGGCCGAGCTGGAAAGGCTTGGCCGCAAGACCGTCGGCAGCGACTGGTACGCCGGCCGGCCGGTGATGGTGACGCGCAACGACTACGGCATCGGCCTGTTCAACGGCGATATCGGCCTGACCGTGGCGCGCGGCGGGCGGCTGCGGGTGGTGTTTCCCACCCCGGACGGCGGCTGGCGCGAGGTGGCGCCGGCGCGACTGCCGGAACATGACACCGTGTACGCGATGACGGTGCACAAGTCACAGGGTTCGGAGTTCGCCAGCGTGTGGCTGGCGCTGCCGGCGGCGCCGAGCGCGGTGCTGACCCGCGCGCTGGTATATACCGCGATTACCCGCGCCCGTGACGTGTTCGTGCTGGCCGGCAACCCGGCGGTGCTGGAGGCCGGCGTGCTCAACGCGCCGCCGCGTCAATCCGGCCTTGCCGAGCGGCTGTGGCCGCAGCCGGCGGCGTGA